The Pyricularia oryzae 70-15 chromosome 5, whole genome shotgun sequence genome includes a region encoding these proteins:
- a CDS encoding COP9 signalosome complex subunit 4 codes for MASDSIKAALEQASQSNDAAAALEKLLVDFKSLSSPATATADLKRVIDAVLNAQLGVVSTLPILSAFVNAVRQLENDDLWIEVGNYALQRIGENTQTASSFLEQSNALRELIATAHEHNEDWTDAAKTLAEIPLDSSQRRATEEEMVRVWIRIVRNYLEADDSTTAGSYLNKVKNVIFKVQDRDLNLHFRLSQARINDSQREFLAASHAYHEISLSPQIAEEERLHTLSMAIKCAVLAPAGPLRSRALGRLYRDERSAGQEEYGILEKMFLDRLLSPGEVDKFAQGLSPHQLATTADGSTVLAKAVVEHNLLGASRLYDNIGFDELGELLGLDGAKAEETTARMIEQGRLVGRIDQVDRVIWFESGEASGVKGSGRAKVVVGKEIRRWDANVQDLAEEVEHVTSLLQKEYPDFVAANLVV; via the exons ATGGCCTCCGACTCGATAAAGGCCGCATTAGAGCAGGCGTCTCAGAGCAATGATGCAGCTGCCGCTTTGGAGAAGCTGCTTGTTGACTTCAAATCACTCTCGTCCCCCGCCACCGCTACTGCAGACCTCAAGCGGGTGATTGACGCCGTCCTTAACGCCCAGCTGGGAGTCGTGAGCACCCTCCCCATCCTGTCGGCGTTTGTCAATGCGGTCCGACAGCTCGAGAATGACGACCTGTGGATCGAGGTCGGCAACTATGCTCTGCAGCGTATTGGAGAAAACACACAGACCGCGTCGAGCTTCCTGGAGCAGTCCAATGCACTCCGGGAGCTCATCGCCACCGCCCACGAGCACAACGAGGACTGGACCGACGCCGCCAAGACCCTCGCCGAGATCCCGCTAGATAGCAGTCAGCGTCGCGCCACAGAAGAAGAGATGGTCCGCGTGTGGATTCGCATTGTGCGCAACTACCTCGAGGCCGATGACAGCACCACCGCCGGCTCGTACCTGAACAAGGTCAAGAACGTCATATTCAAGGTCCAGGACCGCGATCTCAACCTACACTTCCGTCTCTCTCAGGCCCGTATCAACGACTCTCAGCGCGAGTTCCTGGCCGCCAGCCACGCATACCATGAGATCAGCCTCAGCCCCCAAatcgccgaggaggagcgccTGCACACCCTGAGCATGGCCATCAAGTGCGCCGTCCTGGCGCCGGCAGGCCCGCTTCGCAGCCGTGCCCTCGGTCGCCTGTACAGGGATGAGCGCTCCGCCGGGCAGGAGGAGTACGGCATACTGGAAAAGATGTTCCTCGACCGGCTGCTCTCCCCCGGCGAGGTCGACAAGTTTGCGCAAGGCCTCTCGCCCCACCAGCTCGCGACGACGGCCGACGGCTCGACGGTGCTCGCCAAGGCCGTCGTCGAGCACAACCTGCTGGGCGCAAGCAGACTCTATGATAACATTGGCTTTGACGAGCTTGGTGAGCTCTTGGGACTGGATGGCGCCAAGGCCGAGGAGACCACTGCGCGCATGATCGAGCAAGGACGCTTGGTTGGCCGCATCGACCAGGTCGACAGGGTCATCTGGTTTGAGAGTGGCGAGGCGTCCGGTGTTAAGGGTAGCGGACGTGCCAAGGTCGTGGTGGGCAAGGAGATACGGCGTTGGGACGCCAATGTCCAGGACCTTGCTGAGGAGGTCGAGCACGTCACGAGTCTCCTGCAGAAGGAGTACCCT GATTTTGTTGCGGCCAACTTGGTAGTCTGA
- a CDS encoding DnaJ domain-containing protein, giving the protein MQKTLITAQRRPEQLVQLCAVCARGASGASTTARRYATQSARRYQTLSQAASVAPRTPIRACRPSSTILRGFSSTAAGRTETSGAATNDTKKEQPPRSSEPDYYALFPQTLPSGPPPSGPFAIDTRALRREYLQLQAAVHPDFHHAAGGSSETDNSANSSSNSAHSPARRRAEAASSHINAAYKTLSSPLLRAQYLLDRQHGLDLAGDEAASLAAPDPELLGEVMMVREEVDEAEVEADLEGPRQENEERIRECEEGLGRAFAEGRVDEAVALTVRLKYWLNVRETIDNWEPGRPAVLQH; this is encoded by the coding sequence ATGCAAAAGACCTTAATCACTGCACAGAGGCGCCCAGAGCAGCTGGTCCAGCTGTGCGCGGTCTGCGCACGAGGCGCCAGCGGCGCGTCGACGACGGCACGACGCTACGCGACGCAATCAGCACGCCGATACCAAACTTTGAGCCAGGCAGCATCGGTAGCGCCGAGGACCCCGATTCGCGCATGTAGGCCGAGCAGCACGATTTTGAGGGGCTTCTCGAGCACGGCCGCCGGCAGGACCGAGACATCCGGAGCGGCGACAAACGACACCAAAAAAGAGCAGCCGCCGCGGTCCAGCGAGCCCGACTACTACGCCCTCTTCCCACAGACGCTGCCTTCGGGCCCCCCTCCCTCCGGACCCTTTGCCATCGATACGCGGGCCCTCCGCCGCGAGTACCTGCAGCTGCAGGCGGCGGTGCACCCAGACTTTCACCACGCTGCGGGCGGCAGCTCCGAGACGGACAATTCGGCAAATAGCAGCAGTAATTCCGCACACTCACCTGCGAGACGGCGCGCCGAGGCGGCGTCGAGCCACATCAACGCTGCGTACAAGACGTTATcgtcgccgctgctgcgggcGCAGTACCTCCTGGATCGGCAGCACGGGCTGGATCTGGCGGGCGACGAGGCGGCAAGCCTGGCGGCGCCCGACCCGGAGCTGCTGGGCGAGGTCATGATGGTGCGCGAGGAGGTGGATGAGGCAGAGGTCGAGGCGGATTTGGAGGGACCGCGGCAGGAGAACGAGGAGAGGATCAGGGAGTGCGAGGAGGGTTTGGGTAGGGCGTTTGCGGAGGGAAGGGTCGATGAGGCGGTAGCGCTCACGGTCAGGCTCAAGTACTGGCTCAACGTCAGGGAGACGATTGATAATTGGGAGCCCGGGAGGCCGGCTGTCTTGCAGCATTGA